From a region of the Pan paniscus chromosome 19, NHGRI_mPanPan1-v2.0_pri, whole genome shotgun sequence genome:
- the KRT222 gene encoding keratin-like protein KRT222 isoform X2 — translation MDKDEEALKAAQAELKEARRQWHHLQVEIESLHAVERGLENSLHASEQHYQMQLQDLETVIEGLEKELQEVRRGIEKQLQEHEMLLNTKMRLEQEIATYRRLLEKEEIRYYGCIQGGKKDKKPTTSRVGFVLPSAIINEISFTTKVPQQYENENVETVTKQAILNGSIVKESTEAHGTIQTEKVDEVIKEWEGSFFKDNPRLRKKSVSLRFDLHLAATDEGCLETKQDNLPDIEVRLIMRRSCSIPSIKPPSTAN, via the exons atggacaaagatgaAGAGGCTTTGAAGGCAGCTCAAGCAGAACTCAAGGAGGCCCGACGCCAGTGGCACCACCTGCAAGTGGAAATTGAATCTCTCCATGCTGTG GAAAGGGGCCTTGAAAACTCCCTACATGCCAGCGAGCAGCATTACCAGATGCAGCTGCAAGACCTAGAGACTGTGATTGAAGGACTAGAAAAAGAGCTACAGGAAGTAAGGCGCGGCATCGAAAAGCAGCTTCAAGAGCATGAGATGCTTCTCAACACGAAGATGAGGCTGGAACAAGAAATAGCAACTTACCGCCGCctcctagaaaaagaagaaatcag ATATTATGGTTGTATCCAAGgtgggaaaaaagacaaaaagcctACCACAAGTAGAGTTGGTTTTGTTTTACCATCAG CCATTATAAATGAAATATCTTTTACTACAAAAGTCCCACAACAGTATGAGAATGAAAATGTAGAAACAGTAACCAAACAGGCAATCTTAAATGGGAGTATCGTTAAGGAGAGCACTGAAGCTCATGGCACTATTCA gACAGAGAAAGTGGATGAAGTTATTAAAGAATGGGAAGGTTCTTTCTTTAAAGATAACCCTCGATTGAGGAAAAAATCTGTTTCTCTTCGATTTGATCTTCATTTAGCAGCCACTGATGAAGGGTGTTTAGAGACTAAGCAGGATAATCTACCAGATATAGAAGTCAGGCTTATCATGAGAAGATCATGCAGTATTCCCTCTATCAAACCTCCATCAACAGCTAATTAA
- the KRT222 gene encoding keratin-like protein KRT222 isoform X1 → MELSQLLNEIRANYEKILTRNQIETVLSTRIQLEEDISKKMDKDEEALKAAQAELKEARRQWHHLQVEIESLHAVERGLENSLHASEQHYQMQLQDLETVIEGLEKELQEVRRGIEKQLQEHEMLLNTKMRLEQEIATYRRLLEKEEIRYYGCIQGGKKDKKPTTSRVGFVLPSAIINEISFTTKVPQQYENENVETVTKQAILNGSIVKESTEAHGTIQTEKVDEVIKEWEGSFFKDNPRLRKKSVSLRFDLHLAATDEGCLETKQDNLPDIEVRLIMRRSCSIPSIKPPSTAN, encoded by the exons ATGGaactgtcccagctactcaatgaGATCAGGGCAAACTATGAAAAGATCCTCACCAGAAATCAGATAGAGACGGTGCTCTCAACAAGGATCCAG CTAGAAGAAGACATAagcaaaaaaatggacaaagatgaAGAGGCTTTGAAGGCAGCTCAAGCAGAACTCAAGGAGGCCCGACGCCAGTGGCACCACCTGCAAGTGGAAATTGAATCTCTCCATGCTGTG GAAAGGGGCCTTGAAAACTCCCTACATGCCAGCGAGCAGCATTACCAGATGCAGCTGCAAGACCTAGAGACTGTGATTGAAGGACTAGAAAAAGAGCTACAGGAAGTAAGGCGCGGCATCGAAAAGCAGCTTCAAGAGCATGAGATGCTTCTCAACACGAAGATGAGGCTGGAACAAGAAATAGCAACTTACCGCCGCctcctagaaaaagaagaaatcag ATATTATGGTTGTATCCAAGgtgggaaaaaagacaaaaagcctACCACAAGTAGAGTTGGTTTTGTTTTACCATCAG CCATTATAAATGAAATATCTTTTACTACAAAAGTCCCACAACAGTATGAGAATGAAAATGTAGAAACAGTAACCAAACAGGCAATCTTAAATGGGAGTATCGTTAAGGAGAGCACTGAAGCTCATGGCACTATTCA gACAGAGAAAGTGGATGAAGTTATTAAAGAATGGGAAGGTTCTTTCTTTAAAGATAACCCTCGATTGAGGAAAAAATCTGTTTCTCTTCGATTTGATCTTCATTTAGCAGCCACTGATGAAGGGTGTTTAGAGACTAAGCAGGATAATCTACCAGATATAGAAGTCAGGCTTATCATGAGAAGATCATGCAGTATTCCCTCTATCAAACCTCCATCAACAGCTAATTAA